From a region of the Candidatus Methylomirabilis sp. genome:
- the ruvB gene encoding Holliday junction branch migration DNA helicase RuvB: protein MGERIVSQKPKGEEQQLEQSLRPRAWEEYVGQEKVKENLRIFIEAARARRDALDHVLFYGPPGLGKTTLAYIIAGELGVGIRATGGPVIERPGDLAALLTNLKERDILFIDEIHRLTHVVEEILYPAMEDYQLDLMIGQGPTARSIKLDLPRFTLVGATTRAGLLTSPLRDRFGVVHRLDYYTAEELARILVRSARILGVPITAAGATEIARRARGTPRVANRLLRRVRDFAQVLGDGSVTAEVAASGLSRLEVDERGFDDMDRRILQAIIQKFDGGPVGLETLAVAVGEEKETIEDIYEPFLIQVGFLARTPRGRTATRLALEYFEAKPVPGKQPELWEGR, encoded by the coding sequence ATGGGCGAGCGGATCGTGAGCCAGAAGCCCAAGGGCGAGGAGCAGCAGCTCGAGCAGAGCCTGCGGCCGCGCGCCTGGGAGGAGTACGTCGGCCAGGAGAAGGTGAAGGAGAACCTCCGGATCTTCATCGAGGCGGCCCGCGCGCGGCGGGACGCCCTGGACCACGTCCTCTTTTACGGCCCGCCGGGCCTGGGGAAGACGACCCTCGCCTACATCATCGCCGGCGAGCTGGGGGTGGGCATCCGCGCCACGGGGGGCCCGGTCATCGAGCGGCCGGGGGACCTCGCGGCGCTCCTGACCAACCTGAAGGAGCGGGACATCCTGTTCATTGACGAGATCCACCGCCTCACCCACGTGGTGGAGGAGATCCTCTATCCCGCCATGGAGGACTACCAGCTCGACCTCATGATCGGGCAGGGGCCGACCGCCCGCTCGATCAAGCTGGACCTCCCCCGCTTCACCCTGGTCGGGGCGACGACGCGGGCCGGCCTCCTCACCTCCCCCCTCCGGGACCGCTTTGGCGTCGTGCACCGGCTGGATTACTATACGGCGGAGGAGCTGGCCCGCATCCTGGTCCGCTCGGCCCGGATCCTGGGTGTGCCCATCACGGCGGCGGGGGCGACCGAGATCGCGCGGCGCGCGCGCGGGACGCCCCGGGTGGCCAACCGGCTGCTGCGCCGGGTCCGGGACTTCGCCCAGGTGCTCGGGGACGGGAGCGTGACGGCCGAGGTGGCCGCCTCCGGACTCAGCCGGCTGGAGGTGGACGAGCGGGGATTCGACGACATGGACCGCCGGATCCTCCAGGCCATCATCCAGAAGTTCGACGGGGGGCCGGTGGGGCTGGAGACGCTGGCGGTGGCGGTGGGGGAGGAGAAGGAGACGATCGAGGACATCTACGAGCCCTTCCTCATCCAGGTGGGGTTCCTCGCGCGGACGCCGCGCGGCCGGACCGCTACCCGGCTGGCGCTCGAGTACTTCGAGGCGAAGCCCGTCCCGGGGAAGCAGCCGGAGTTGTGGGAGGGGCGATAG
- a CDS encoding DUF2905 domain-containing protein gives MGNLEPLGRMLLLIGVILALLGGLLLLVGKVPFLGRLPGDIVIERKNFTFYFPLATSILLSIVLTLLLSLFGRR, from the coding sequence ATGGGGAATCTTGAACCGCTGGGCCGCATGCTGCTCCTGATCGGGGTCATCCTGGCGCTCCTGGGAGGCCTCCTGCTCCTGGTGGGGAAGGTGCCGTTCCTGGGGCGCCTCCCCGGGGACATCGTGATCGAGCGGAAGAACTTCACCTTCTATTTCCCCCTGGCCACGTCGATTCTCCTCAGCATCGTGCTGACCCTGCTCCTCTCTCTCTTCGGCCGGCGGTGA
- a CDS encoding SpoIID/LytB domain-containing protein, protein MRGRPLLLAALLLFPAGTAMPEEAGPGPSWPVRVLLRETADRLTVSGTSAFTLADPATGLLVGHYRAYAPVAVAAAYGGLSVDGRAFATSALLVEPVPGGWARLDGRPYRGVLRLHRQAGGRLLAVNVLPLEEYVRGVMRAEIAPDWPFEAMKAQAVVARTYGLHAALTASAAPYDLAATTADQVYAGAWGEDTRSDEAVLSTRGVVLTYEGMVIPAFYHSASGGMTEDAVEVWERRYPFIVGVPDPFSAGSPHHLWEVTLAEETLRRRLAAGGYALGVIQSIEPEAWTRSGRVQRLRIRHGADLLTVEAKAFRHLVGAEVLRSTNFSVLRNGGGFTFIGKGWGHGVGLSQWGAKGMADLAFGYEEILQYYFPLAALRRLPEP, encoded by the coding sequence ATGCGGGGCCGCCCCCTCCTCCTCGCCGCCCTCCTGCTGTTCCCGGCGGGGACCGCGATGCCGGAGGAGGCGGGGCCGGGGCCGTCCTGGCCGGTTCGGGTCCTCCTCCGCGAGACCGCCGACCGGCTGACCGTGAGCGGGACCAGCGCCTTCACCCTGGCCGACCCCGCCACGGGGCTCCTCGTGGGCCACTACCGGGCCTACGCGCCGGTGGCCGTGGCGGCGGCCTACGGGGGGCTGAGCGTGGATGGGCGCGCCTTTGCGACTTCCGCCCTGCTCGTGGAGCCTGTGCCGGGCGGGTGGGCGCGGCTGGACGGGCGGCCCTACCGGGGGGTCCTGCGGCTGCACCGCCAGGCTGGCGGCCGGCTCCTCGCGGTCAATGTGCTCCCGCTGGAGGAGTACGTCCGCGGGGTCATGCGGGCCGAGATCGCGCCCGACTGGCCCTTTGAGGCCATGAAGGCTCAAGCCGTTGTCGCGCGCACGTATGGGCTGCACGCGGCGCTGACGGCCAGCGCGGCTCCCTACGACCTCGCTGCGACCACCGCCGACCAGGTCTACGCCGGCGCCTGGGGGGAGGACACCCGGTCCGACGAGGCGGTCCTGAGCACCCGGGGGGTCGTCCTGACCTACGAGGGCATGGTGATCCCGGCCTTCTACCACTCGGCGTCGGGCGGGATGACGGAGGACGCCGTGGAGGTCTGGGAGAGGCGCTACCCCTTCATCGTCGGGGTGCCCGACCCCTTCTCGGCCGGCTCCCCGCATCACCTCTGGGAGGTCACGCTGGCGGAGGAGACGCTCCGCCGCCGGTTGGCCGCCGGGGGGTACGCCCTCGGCGTCATCCAGAGCATCGAGCCGGAGGCATGGACCCGCTCCGGTCGGGTCCAGCGCCTCCGGATCCGGCACGGGGCCGACCTGCTCACCGTCGAGGCGAAGGCGTTCCGCCACCTCGTGGGGGCGGAGGTCCTCCGGAGCACGAACTTCAGCGTCCTGCGGAACGGGGGCGGGTTCACCTTCATCGGGAAGGGGTGGGGGCACGGGGTCGGGCTGAGCCAGTGGGGCGCGAAAGGGATGGCGGACCTGGCCTTCGGCTACGAGGAGATCTTGCAGTACTATTTCCCCCTCGCGGCCCTGCGCCGCCTCCCGGAACCCTAG
- the queA gene encoding tRNA preQ1(34) S-adenosylmethionine ribosyltransferase-isomerase QueA, giving the protein MRLSDFSYPLPPGRIAQHPLPERDASRLLLLDRETGAIGHRSFRELPPLLRPGDLLVLNDTRVLPARLEAATPRGGRVEILLLEEEAAAAWWAWMKPGRRARVGAAFSLPGGFTARVRERGPEGRILLELAGSLPVRELLQRHGRMPLPPYIRRPADPKDRERYQTVYAREEGAIAAPTAGLHFTEGILEAVHARGVAVAFLTLHVGIGTFKPVRVEEVTRHRMDPERFRIPEGTARAVKEARARGGRVVAVGTTTVRALESAADEGAALRAGEGQATLFITPGYRFRVVDGLLTNFHLPGTTLLMLVSAFAGREHILAAYREAAAGGYRFYSYGDAMVIL; this is encoded by the coding sequence TTGCGACTCAGCGACTTCTCCTACCCGCTCCCCCCGGGGCGCATCGCCCAGCACCCCCTGCCGGAGCGGGACGCCTCTCGCCTCCTGCTCCTGGATCGGGAGACCGGGGCCATCGGTCACCGGAGCTTTCGGGAGCTCCCCCCCCTGCTCCGGCCGGGCGATCTGCTCGTCTTGAACGACACCCGGGTGCTGCCGGCGCGCCTGGAGGCCGCCACGCCCCGCGGAGGTCGGGTCGAGATCCTGCTCCTCGAGGAAGAGGCGGCAGCGGCCTGGTGGGCCTGGATGAAGCCCGGGCGGCGGGCGCGGGTGGGCGCGGCCTTCTCCCTGCCGGGCGGTTTCACCGCGCGGGTGCGGGAGCGGGGACCCGAGGGGCGGATCCTGCTCGAGCTTGCGGGATCGCTCCCGGTCCGGGAGCTCTTGCAGCGGCACGGGCGGATGCCCCTCCCGCCGTACATCAGGCGGCCGGCGGACCCGAAGGACCGGGAGCGCTACCAGACGGTCTATGCCCGGGAGGAGGGGGCCATCGCCGCGCCCACGGCGGGGCTGCACTTCACGGAGGGAATCCTGGAGGCAGTCCACGCCCGGGGGGTGGCGGTGGCGTTCCTCACGCTCCACGTGGGCATCGGCACGTTCAAGCCGGTCCGGGTGGAGGAGGTCACGCGGCACCGGATGGATCCGGAGCGCTTCCGCATCCCCGAGGGGACGGCCCGGGCGGTGAAGGAGGCCAGGGCGCGCGGGGGGCGGGTGGTGGCGGTGGGGACCACGACGGTGCGGGCCCTCGAGAGCGCCGCCGACGAGGGGGCCGCGCTCCGGGCCGGGGAGGGACAGGCCACCCTCTTCATCACGCCGGGATACCGGTTCCGGGTCGTGGACGGGCTCCTCACCAACTTTCACCTGCCCGGCACGACCCTCCTGATGCTGGTCAGCGCCTTCGCGGGGCGGGAGCATATCCTGGCCGCGTACCGGGAGGCCGCGGCCGGCGGCTACCGCTTCTACTCCTATGGCGACGCCATGGTCATCCTCTAA
- the tgt gene encoding tRNA guanosine(34) transglycosylase Tgt, whose amino-acid sequence MRTAGFGFEVLATDADTGGRRGRLTTPHGTVETPVFIPCGTQATVKTLSPRDLEEEGVELVLCNTYHLSLRPGAETIAALGGLHRFMAWPHPLLTDSGGYQVFSMAELRRISEEGVTFRSHLDGSSHALTPERAIAIQEALGADIIMAFDDCTSYPATADQARASLELTLRWAERCLKARTRSDQALFGIVQGSVYPELREEAAARLTGLPFDGYAIGGLSVGESKGQMRAVLRVTAPRLPAESPRYLMGIGTPEDLLLGIAAGVDMFDCVMPTRHGRTGSLFTRQGRLSIKAAEYARDERPVDPECGCYTCRSFSRAYLRHLFVADETLGLRLNTLHNLHFYVTLMAEARGALAEGTFAKFLDERLAVLRGAPDALADLD is encoded by the coding sequence ATGAGGACCGCAGGATTCGGCTTCGAGGTTCTGGCGACGGACGCCGACACGGGGGGGCGGCGGGGGCGGCTCACGACCCCCCACGGCACCGTGGAGACGCCGGTCTTCATCCCGTGCGGGACGCAGGCGACGGTGAAGACCCTCTCCCCGCGCGATCTGGAGGAGGAGGGGGTGGAGCTGGTCCTCTGCAATACCTACCACCTCTCCCTGCGCCCGGGGGCCGAGACCATCGCCGCCCTCGGCGGCTTGCACCGCTTCATGGCCTGGCCGCACCCGCTCCTCACCGACAGCGGGGGCTACCAGGTCTTCAGCATGGCCGAGCTCCGGCGGATCAGCGAGGAGGGCGTCACCTTCCGCTCCCACCTCGATGGGTCCAGTCACGCGCTGACCCCCGAGCGGGCGATCGCCATCCAGGAGGCGCTTGGTGCCGACATCATCATGGCGTTTGACGACTGCACGTCCTACCCGGCGACGGCGGATCAGGCCCGGGCCTCCCTGGAGCTCACCCTCCGCTGGGCGGAGCGGTGCCTGAAGGCCCGGACCCGCTCGGACCAGGCCCTCTTCGGGATCGTCCAGGGGTCGGTCTACCCGGAGCTCCGGGAGGAGGCGGCGGCCCGCCTCACGGGACTGCCCTTCGACGGCTACGCCATCGGGGGGTTGAGCGTGGGGGAGAGCAAGGGGCAGATGCGGGCGGTCCTGCGGGTGACGGCGCCTCGCCTGCCGGCGGAGAGCCCGCGCTACCTCATGGGGATCGGGACCCCCGAGGATCTCCTCCTCGGGATCGCGGCCGGCGTTGACATGTTCGACTGCGTCATGCCGACCCGCCACGGGCGGACCGGCAGCCTGTTCACCCGGCAGGGGCGCCTGAGCATCAAGGCGGCCGAGTACGCCCGGGACGAGCGGCCGGTGGACCCGGAGTGCGGCTGCTACACCTGCCGGAGCTTCAGCCGCGCCTACCTCCGGCACCTGTTCGTGGCGGACGAGACGCTGGGGCTGCGCCTCAATACCCTCCACAACCTCCATTTCTACGTGACCCTGATGGCCGAGGCGCGAGGCGCCCTGGCCGAAGGGACCTTTGCCAAGTTCCTGGACGAACGGCTGGCCGTCCTCCGGGGCGCGCCGGACGCCCTCGCCGACCTCGACTAA
- the yajC gene encoding preprotein translocase subunit YajC, translated as MLTPTPAYAGALGDGGAGGYQALLPLLLMFAVFYFILIRPQQKKQKTHREMLQNLKTGDQIITSGGLHGTIVAIDEQKITLRVAENVKVEVGRSFVASRVGWEGERKKD; from the coding sequence GTGCTCACACCCACGCCGGCATACGCGGGAGCCCTCGGTGACGGCGGCGCCGGAGGCTACCAGGCCCTGCTCCCCCTGCTCCTCATGTTCGCCGTCTTCTACTTCATCCTGATCCGCCCGCAGCAGAAGAAGCAGAAGACCCACCGGGAGATGCTCCAGAACCTGAAGACCGGGGACCAGATCATTACCAGCGGGGGGCTCCACGGGACCATCGTGGCGATCGATGAGCAGAAGATCACCTTGCGGGTTGCGGAGAACGTGAAGGTCGAGGTGGGCCGGAGCTTCGTCGCGTCCCGCGTGGGCTGGGAAGGGGAGCGGAAGAAGGACTAG
- a CDS encoding methyltransferase domain-containing protein produces MGQPEFGQRYGELVASAYDRMAEEYDRYDADTPFFINDYRVTRATLEALRPRWEGKVVLDVGAGTGLQTAQFAPHAKRVLALDLAADLLRKAQEKVRRLGCGNVSFLRGDATALPLADGSVDFVCCYGDVIGLIPDYPTAIAELARVCRPGGTVTIQYDNKWHVGLLWEPDELAQAVWTPGVGDRRIWTYTYVTRPERVDFIYKTYTGREMTQLLAGAGLRVVRRLGLHMISSIVPEPYQTAYKNGQALYDTLKRVIMRLGRLDHALRAVPGMSRVGYAAILVTEKPAAG; encoded by the coding sequence ATGGGCCAGCCGGAGTTCGGCCAGCGCTACGGGGAGCTCGTCGCTTCCGCCTACGACCGGATGGCGGAGGAGTACGACCGCTACGACGCCGACACCCCGTTCTTCATCAACGACTACCGGGTGACCCGGGCCACGCTCGAGGCCCTCCGCCCCCGGTGGGAGGGGAAGGTCGTCCTCGATGTGGGCGCGGGCACGGGGCTGCAGACGGCCCAGTTCGCCCCCCATGCCAAGCGGGTCCTCGCCCTGGACCTGGCCGCTGATCTCCTCCGCAAGGCGCAGGAGAAGGTGAGGCGCCTCGGGTGCGGGAACGTCTCCTTCCTCCGGGGAGACGCCACCGCCCTGCCGCTCGCGGACGGGAGCGTGGACTTCGTCTGCTGCTACGGGGACGTGATCGGCCTGATTCCGGATTACCCCACCGCGATCGCCGAGCTCGCCCGGGTCTGCCGCCCCGGGGGAACGGTCACGATCCAATATGACAACAAGTGGCACGTGGGGCTGCTGTGGGAGCCGGACGAGCTGGCGCAAGCCGTGTGGACACCGGGGGTGGGGGACAGGCGGATCTGGACCTACACCTACGTGACCCGGCCCGAGCGGGTGGACTTCATCTACAAGACCTACACCGGGCGCGAGATGACGCAACTCCTCGCCGGCGCCGGCCTCCGGGTCGTCCGGCGCCTGGGCCTGCACATGATCTCCTCGATCGTTCCCGAACCCTACCAGACCGCCTATAAGAACGGCCAGGCGCTGTACGACACCCTCAAGCGCGTGATCATGCGGCTCGGGCGGCTCGACCACGCCCTGCGGGCCGTCCCCGGCATGAGCCGGGTCGGCTACGCTGCGATCCTGGTGACAGAGAAGCCGGCGGCCGGCTAG
- a CDS encoding class I SAM-dependent rRNA methyltransferase translates to MATAVLRGSGQRRLLRGHPWIYRSDIQEVQGSTEPGEVVDIASPNRQFLGRGTYNPRSQITLRVLTTEAEAIDAAFLRRRIAAAAARRQALAVPEAAYRVVSSEGDLLPGLILDRYGPVVAAQFLTAGMERLRGATLDVVAEVLAPRGIYLRNDASVRTLEGLPLERGWGRGEGPEQVEIREGPCRFRVDVAGGQKTGFFLDQRENRLAARELAAGRTVLDCFCYSGAFAVHLAEAGATLVEGVDISPEAVAAAEANARLNGLEGRCRFRAANAFDELRLLDKTRRQFDCLILDPPAFTKAKGAVGAALRGYKEINLRAMRLLRPGGILITCSCSYHIDEATFLAMLEEAAGDAHCRMRVLAVRTQAADHPILLGVRETRYLKCVFLERL, encoded by the coding sequence ATGGCCACCGCCGTCCTTCGGGGGAGCGGCCAACGGCGCCTGCTCAGGGGGCACCCCTGGATCTACCGGAGCGACATCCAGGAGGTGCAGGGGTCCACAGAGCCTGGCGAGGTGGTGGACATCGCCTCCCCGAACCGCCAGTTCCTGGGGCGGGGGACCTACAACCCCCGCTCCCAGATCACTCTCCGGGTCCTGACCACCGAGGCCGAGGCGATCGATGCGGCCTTCCTGCGTCGGCGGATCGCGGCCGCGGCGGCGCGGCGGCAGGCCCTGGCGGTGCCGGAGGCCGCCTATCGGGTCGTCTCCTCCGAGGGCGATCTGCTGCCGGGGCTCATCCTAGACCGCTACGGGCCCGTGGTGGCCGCCCAGTTCCTCACGGCGGGGATGGAGCGGCTGCGCGGGGCGACCCTCGACGTGGTCGCGGAGGTTCTCGCGCCGCGCGGCATCTACCTGCGCAACGACGCCTCGGTCCGGACCCTGGAGGGACTCCCGCTCGAGCGGGGTTGGGGGCGGGGGGAGGGCCCGGAGCAGGTGGAGATCCGCGAGGGGCCGTGCCGCTTCCGCGTGGATGTCGCGGGCGGGCAGAAGACGGGCTTCTTCCTGGACCAGCGGGAGAATCGCCTTGCCGCTCGGGAGCTGGCGGCCGGGCGGACGGTCCTGGACTGCTTCTGCTACAGCGGCGCGTTTGCCGTGCACCTGGCGGAGGCCGGCGCCACGCTCGTGGAGGGGGTGGACATCTCCCCCGAGGCCGTGGCCGCCGCCGAGGCGAACGCGCGCCTGAACGGCCTCGAGGGGCGCTGCCGGTTCCGGGCCGCCAACGCCTTCGATGAGCTGCGCCTTCTGGACAAGACCCGGCGCCAGTTCGACTGCCTCATCCTGGATCCCCCCGCCTTCACCAAGGCGAAGGGGGCGGTCGGCGCGGCGCTGCGGGGCTACAAGGAGATCAACCTCCGGGCCATGCGGCTCCTGCGCCCCGGCGGGATCTTGATCACCTGCTCCTGCTCCTACCACATCGACGAGGCGACCTTCCTGGCGATGCTGGAGGAGGCGGCGGGGGACGCGCACTGCCGGATGCGGGTCCTGGCGGTCCGGACGCAGGCCGCCGACCACCCCATCCTCCTGGGGGTGCGGGAGACCCGGTACCTGAAGTGCGTCTTCCTGGAGCGGCTCTGA
- a CDS encoding NAD+ synthase, with protein MSTDRLPLTLDYAVTAQVLTAFIEDEVRKSGFDRVVVGLSGGVDSATSAALAAKALGPQSVWGLLLPYRESSPESRVHAELVVRWLEIQSETIDITPMIDAYFTREPEADRMRRGNKMARERMTILYDYSAKLRALVLGTSNKTELLLGYGTLYGDMASALNPLGDLYKTHVRALARHLGVPAAIVEKAPSADLWKGQTDEAELGFTYEEVDQLLYHMVDLRYDTAALLAAGFDERFVQAVAERVRASQYKRRPPVIAKISRRTIDRDFRYPRDWGL; from the coding sequence GTGAGCACCGACAGGCTCCCCCTCACCCTGGATTACGCGGTCACGGCCCAGGTTCTGACCGCTTTCATCGAGGATGAGGTCCGCAAGTCCGGGTTCGACCGGGTCGTGGTGGGTCTCTCGGGGGGGGTGGACTCGGCCACCTCGGCCGCCCTGGCAGCCAAGGCGCTCGGGCCCCAGAGCGTCTGGGGGCTCCTCCTCCCCTACCGGGAGAGCAGCCCGGAGAGCCGGGTGCACGCCGAGCTCGTCGTCCGGTGGCTGGAGATCCAGTCGGAGACCATCGACATCACCCCGATGATCGACGCCTACTTCACCCGGGAGCCGGAGGCCGACCGGATGCGCCGGGGGAACAAGATGGCCCGGGAGCGGATGACCATCCTCTACGATTACTCGGCGAAGCTCCGGGCCCTCGTCCTCGGGACCAGCAATAAGACCGAGCTGCTCCTCGGCTACGGGACCCTCTACGGGGACATGGCCTCGGCCCTGAATCCCCTGGGGGACCTCTACAAGACCCACGTCCGGGCCCTGGCCCGGCACCTGGGCGTCCCGGCCGCCATCGTGGAGAAGGCGCCCAGCGCCGACCTGTGGAAAGGGCAGACGGACGAGGCCGAGCTGGGCTTCACCTACGAGGAGGTGGACCAGCTCCTCTACCACATGGTGGACCTCCGCTACGACACGGCGGCGCTCCTCGCGGCGGGGTTTGACGAGCGCTTCGTGCAGGCGGTGGCGGAGCGGGTGCGGGCCTCCCAGTACAAGCGCCGGCCCCCGGTCATCGCCAAGATCTCCCGGCGGACCATAGACCGGGACTTCCGCTACCCGCGCGACTGGGGCCTGTAG
- a CDS encoding nitrilase-related carbon-nitrogen hydrolase, with amino-acid sequence MTDRIPLAIAQLQPHLGDLERNLALHEKLIQEAERGGARLVLFPELSLTGYFLKDLVPAVALRPTDRRLEWLRAKSRDVAIVVGFVEESPDFRYYNAAMYLEGGEVRHVHRKVYLPTYGIFDEQRYFAQGDRVAAFDTGFGRMALLICEDLWHPALPYLAALDGAQVLLAPSNSPGRGLTADGRFANAIGWHHMSRTYAQLFTCAVAFAHRVGFEDGACFWGGSEVLGPDGTPLAQAPPLEEALLFATIDRGAIRRERLANPLLRDERPELTLRALKRILGETPGEEAP; translated from the coding sequence ATGACGGACCGCATCCCGCTGGCCATCGCCCAGCTCCAGCCCCACCTGGGCGACCTGGAGCGGAACCTCGCCCTACACGAGAAGCTTATCCAGGAGGCGGAGCGGGGCGGGGCGCGCCTCGTCCTCTTCCCCGAGCTGAGCCTGACCGGTTACTTCCTCAAGGACCTGGTCCCGGCGGTGGCTTTGCGGCCGACCGACCGGCGCCTGGAGTGGCTGCGGGCCAAGAGCCGCGACGTGGCCATCGTCGTGGGCTTCGTCGAGGAGTCCCCCGACTTCCGCTACTACAATGCCGCCATGTATCTGGAGGGAGGAGAGGTCCGCCACGTCCACCGGAAGGTGTATCTCCCCACCTACGGGATCTTCGACGAGCAGCGCTACTTCGCCCAGGGGGACCGGGTCGCCGCCTTCGACACCGGCTTCGGCCGGATGGCCCTCCTGATCTGCGAGGACCTGTGGCACCCCGCCTTGCCCTACCTGGCGGCCCTGGACGGGGCCCAGGTCCTCCTGGCTCCCTCCAACAGCCCCGGGCGGGGGCTCACCGCGGACGGCCGCTTCGCGAACGCGATCGGCTGGCACCACATGAGCCGGACCTACGCCCAGCTCTTCACCTGCGCCGTCGCCTTCGCCCACCGGGTGGGCTTCGAGGACGGCGCCTGCTTCTGGGGAGGATCGGAGGTCCTGGGACCGGACGGCACGCCGCTCGCCCAGGCCCCGCCCCTGGAGGAGGCCCTCCTCTTCGCCACCATTGACCGGGGGGCCATCCGCCGCGAGCGTCTGGCGAACCCGCTCCTGCGGGACGAGCGGCCCGAGCTCACGCTCCGGGCCCTGAAGCGGATTCTGGGGGAGACGCCGGGGGAGGAGGCGCCGTGA
- a CDS encoding methyltransferase produces the protein MGAAGTAVPDEEITPLVGTGLKIIQARRGYRYSVDAILVAHAADPQPGERILDLGAGTGAVALLLAAKAPACRIVGLEIQEPLADRARRAVRLNGCEHQVNIVTGDLRRPATCLARGGFDLVVSAPPYWPAGIGLVSRVPEAAAAKHEILCTLDEVVGAAAYALAPQGRLWMIHRAARLPDLTAAFQAHGLRCVLLRPVHSRADGPATFFLARAARGGTQGVTLLPPLTLYSGPGRAFSPALQAIYAAFGHPPREAIA, from the coding sequence GTGGGCGCGGCCGGCACGGCGGTTCCGGATGAGGAGATCACGCCCCTCGTCGGGACCGGCCTGAAGATCATCCAGGCCCGGCGCGGCTACCGGTACTCGGTGGATGCCATCCTGGTGGCCCACGCGGCCGACCCGCAGCCCGGAGAGCGGATCCTGGACCTGGGGGCGGGGACGGGAGCGGTCGCCCTCCTCCTGGCGGCGAAGGCGCCCGCCTGCCGGATCGTTGGCCTGGAGATCCAGGAGCCCCTGGCCGACCGCGCCCGGCGAGCCGTCCGCCTGAACGGCTGTGAGCACCAGGTCAACATCGTCACCGGCGACCTCCGCCGTCCCGCTACCTGCCTCGCGCGCGGGGGCTTCGACCTGGTGGTCAGCGCCCCGCCCTACTGGCCCGCGGGCATCGGACTCGTGAGCCGGGTGCCCGAAGCCGCGGCGGCGAAGCACGAGATCCTCTGCACGCTGGACGAGGTGGTGGGGGCGGCCGCGTACGCCCTCGCGCCGCAAGGCCGTCTCTGGATGATCCACCGGGCCGCCCGGCTGCCGGATCTCACGGCGGCGTTCCAGGCGCATGGCCTCCGCTGCGTCCTGCTCCGGCCGGTCCACTCCCGCGCCGACGGGCCGGCGACCTTCTTCCTGGCACGCGCGGCGCGGGGGGGGACGCAGGGCGTCACGCTCCTCCCACCTCTCACCCTCTACAGCGGGCCGGGGCGCGCCTTCTCCCCCGCCCTCCAGGCCATCTACGCGGCCTTCGGACATCCGCCGCGAGAGGCGATCGCATGA
- a CDS encoding HEAT repeat domain-containing protein, giving the protein MAIPTARQALTESLRDADAEVRRAAALALERLESLAGLQRLIQAIEAGAPPQALRAVHALGELGGPRALSAVVAALRAPLKEVRAAAVKVLGAARDARLLGPLTEILDDPDPDVQVLAVRALGDLRDGRLLPILRTLLQGASLDVREAAAEALGKLGDPQVLPDLMTCLQDPEALVRRRAAWAIGEIAVQSADAAR; this is encoded by the coding sequence ATGGCCATCCCCACCGCTCGCCAGGCCCTGACGGAGTCCCTGCGGGACGCTGACGCCGAGGTGCGCCGTGCCGCCGCCCTCGCACTGGAGCGGCTCGAGAGCCTGGCGGGCCTGCAGCGCCTCATCCAGGCCATCGAAGCTGGAGCGCCACCCCAGGCCCTCAGGGCCGTGCACGCCCTCGGCGAGCTCGGCGGGCCCCGCGCCCTCTCTGCCGTGGTGGCCGCCCTGCGCGCCCCCCTGAAGGAGGTCCGGGCGGCCGCCGTCAAGGTTCTGGGGGCCGCCCGGGACGCGCGCCTCCTGGGTCCCCTCACGGAGATCCTGGACGACCCCGATCCGGACGTCCAGGTGCTGGCGGTGCGCGCCCTGGGCGATCTCCGGGACGGCCGCCTGCTGCCGATCCTGCGGACGCTGCTCCAGGGAGCGTCCCTCGATGTGCGCGAGGCGGCGGCGGAGGCCCTGGGGAAGCTCGGCGATCCGCAGGTCCTCCCGGACCTGATGACCTGCCTGCAGGACCCCGAGGCGCTCGTGCGGCGGCGGGCGGCGTGGGCGATCGGCGAGATCGCCGTCCAGTCCGCCGACGCGGCGCGGTAA